Proteins encoded in a region of the Rhodospirillaceae bacterium genome:
- a CDS encoding peptidoglycan DD-metalloendopeptidase family protein — translation MAAVSAMFALQTGEAAARNERDRLEDVERRIDKGRGRDAALTRHAGKLAVEVRALRQRVVSVARRLQVQESALMRVKLGLARLEEAIRRDNAEYRRNERQFLRIVGALRRIRSNPPGVLAMHFADAQDAIRSTIVLRSLVPRLRARADLLRRKAADYNKRRRNVSRQREDIASKAGQLRGTRQELAALLGRQVRLLAETREEKAEVRRRLARLTRQAETLHDLMANLERETTVASPKRPARAATLTRPERLRRFRDARGRVVPPVPARVVKRFSDRDRFGLAVNGLRFAARAGTQAVAPYDGQIVFAGSFRSYGPILIIEHTDGYHSLIAGLVRIDVVNRQWVLAGEPVGIVGKTETPTPWLYLELRQRGRPIDPQPWLAADKRKVDG, via the coding sequence ATGGCCGCCGTATCCGCCATGTTTGCATTGCAAACGGGCGAAGCGGCCGCCCGGAACGAACGGGACCGGCTGGAGGACGTCGAGCGCCGGATCGACAAGGGCCGCGGCCGGGATGCCGCGCTGACCCGGCACGCTGGCAAACTCGCCGTGGAGGTGCGCGCCCTTCGGCAACGGGTCGTTTCCGTGGCCCGCCGCCTCCAGGTCCAGGAAAGCGCGCTGATGCGCGTCAAACTCGGCCTGGCGCGGCTGGAAGAGGCAATTCGCCGGGACAACGCCGAATACCGGCGCAACGAACGGCAGTTCCTGCGCATTGTCGGGGCGCTTCGGCGCATCCGGAGCAACCCGCCGGGCGTCCTTGCCATGCATTTCGCCGACGCGCAGGACGCAATTCGCAGCACGATCGTCCTGCGCTCCCTGGTGCCGCGGCTGCGCGCCCGCGCGGATCTGCTGCGCCGCAAGGCGGCGGACTACAACAAGCGCCGCCGCAACGTCTCGCGGCAGCGCGAAGACATCGCGTCGAAGGCCGGGCAACTGCGCGGCACCCGGCAGGAGCTCGCCGCCTTGCTGGGGCGCCAGGTCCGCCTGTTGGCCGAGACCCGGGAGGAAAAGGCCGAAGTCCGCCGCCGCCTCGCCCGGCTGACCCGGCAGGCGGAGACGCTGCACGACCTGATGGCGAACCTGGAACGGGAGACTACCGTCGCCTCGCCGAAACGGCCGGCACGCGCGGCCACGCTGACACGGCCGGAACGGCTCCGCCGCTTCCGCGATGCCCGCGGCAGGGTCGTCCCGCCTGTCCCGGCACGCGTCGTGAAGCGGTTCAGCGACCGGGACCGGTTCGGCCTCGCCGTAAACGGGCTGCGCTTCGCCGCCCGGGCCGGCACGCAGGCCGTTGCGCCATATGACGGCCAAATTGTGTTTGCAGGATCGTTCCGCAGCTATGGACCGATCTTGATCATCGAGCATACCGACGGATATCACTCTCTCATCGCCGGTCTGGTGCGAATCGATGTCGTGAACCGGCAATGGGTGCTGGCCGGCGAGCCGGTCGGTATCGTCGGGAAAACGGAAACGCCGACTCCTTGGCTCTATCTCGAGCTGAGACAGCGCGGCCGCCCAATCGATCCGCAGCCCTGGCTGGCGGCGGATAAACGCAAGGTAGACGGATGA
- a CDS encoding S41 family peptidase produces the protein MKRIALAVLFLVSATIAVPASAPVRAADEKEPDTYRYLDLFGAVFERVRSGYVEKVTDKKLMEAAINGMLQSLDPHSNYMSAEAFKEMQVDTAGKFGGLGIQVTTERGIVKVISPLDDTPAARAGIRANDLITHIDGKPIIGISLREAVNMMRGPVDSKITIKIRRKGVDPFDVTIVRAIITVKSVRHRTIGNIGYIRITAFTQQTKVGLDTALSEFRRKPGKAWGGVVLDLRNNPGGLLSQAIDVTDSFLDRGEIVSTRGREAKISSRYNAKKGDMTDGLPIVVLINSGSASASEIVAGALQDHRRAILMGTKSFGKGSVQTVVPLGNQGAMRLTTARYYTPSGRSIQAKGIVPDIVVEQAKVTALAPRGLGREVDLPNALDAERKDNGRKQEGAGSSGGDSPAAAGEKAPDDYQLSRAVDLLRGLALFRKVNGGE, from the coding sequence ATGAAACGTATTGCGCTTGCCGTTCTCTTCCTGGTTTCGGCGACGATCGCCGTACCGGCCTCCGCTCCCGTCCGGGCCGCGGACGAGAAGGAACCCGACACCTACAGATATCTCGACCTGTTCGGCGCCGTCTTCGAGCGGGTGCGCTCCGGCTATGTCGAGAAGGTCACCGACAAAAAGCTGATGGAAGCCGCGATCAACGGCATGCTGCAGTCGCTCGACCCGCATTCCAACTATATGAGCGCCGAAGCCTTCAAGGAGATGCAGGTCGATACGGCCGGCAAGTTCGGCGGCCTCGGCATCCAGGTCACGACGGAGCGCGGCATCGTGAAGGTGATCTCGCCGCTCGACGATACGCCGGCCGCAAGGGCGGGCATCCGCGCGAACGACCTGATCACCCATATCGACGGCAAGCCGATCATCGGCATTTCCCTGCGCGAAGCCGTCAACATGATGCGCGGCCCGGTCGATTCGAAGATCACGATCAAGATCCGGCGCAAGGGAGTCGATCCGTTCGACGTCACCATTGTCCGGGCCATCATTACGGTCAAGTCGGTGCGCCACCGGACGATCGGCAATATCGGCTACATCCGGATCACGGCGTTCACCCAGCAGACCAAGGTCGGCCTGGATACCGCGCTCAGCGAATTCCGGCGCAAGCCGGGCAAGGCATGGGGCGGCGTCGTGCTCGACCTGCGCAACAATCCGGGCGGCCTGCTCTCCCAGGCGATCGACGTCACCGACAGTTTCCTCGACCGCGGCGAGATCGTCTCGACCCGCGGCCGCGAAGCCAAGATCAGCAGCCGATACAACGCCAAGAAGGGCGATATGACCGATGGCCTGCCGATCGTCGTGCTGATCAACAGCGGCTCCGCTTCGGCCTCGGAAATCGTCGCCGGCGCGCTGCAGGACCATCGCCGGGCCATCCTCATGGGCACCAAGAGCTTCGGCAAGGGTTCGGTCCAGACCGTCGTGCCCCTGGGCAACCAGGGCGCCATGCGGCTGACCACCGCCCGCTACTACACGCCGTCGGGCCGCTCGATCCAGGCCAAGGGCATCGTTCCGGACATCGTCGTCGAGCAGGCGAAAGTGACGGCGCTGGCGCCGCGCGGCCTCGGCCGGGAGGTCGACCTGCCGAACGCCCTGGATGCGGAGAGGAAGGATAACGGAAGGAAGCAGGAAGGCGCCGGTTCGAGCGGCGGCGACAGTCCCGCGGCGGCCGGCGAGAAGGCGCCCGACGATTACCAGTTGTCCCGCGCCGTCGACCTGCTGAGGGGGCTCGCGCTCTTCAGGAAAGTGAACGGCGGCGAATAG
- a CDS encoding RNA pyrophosphohydrolase, whose translation MTGAAPPPATDDAGPGPEYRRGVGIMLLNRAGRVFVAERIDTPGAWQMPQGGIDAGEAPAAAAHRELAEETGIDTVTLLAESRGWLSYDLPADLRGRVWQGRYVGQAQKWFAMRFDGADSEICIGGAHAEFSAWRWMEPERLPALIVGFKRPLYETVLAEFAPAIAALARG comes from the coding sequence GTGACCGGCGCCGCCCCGCCGCCGGCGACGGACGATGCCGGACCGGGCCCCGAATACCGGCGCGGCGTCGGCATCATGCTGCTCAACCGTGCGGGCCGGGTGTTCGTTGCCGAGCGGATCGATACGCCGGGCGCCTGGCAGATGCCCCAGGGCGGCATCGACGCCGGCGAGGCGCCGGCGGCGGCGGCGCACCGGGAACTCGCCGAAGAGACCGGTATCGACACTGTGACGCTTCTTGCGGAGAGCCGCGGCTGGCTCAGCTACGACCTGCCGGCGGACCTGCGCGGCCGGGTCTGGCAGGGCCGCTATGTCGGCCAGGCGCAGAAATGGTTCGCCATGCGCTTCGACGGAGCGGACTCCGAAATCTGCATCGGCGGCGCCCACGCGGAATTCAGCGCCTGGCGGTGGATGGAGCCGGAGCGCCTGCCGGCGCTGATCGTCGGATTCAAGCGGCCGCTCTACGAAACGGTGCTGGCGGAATTCGCCCCGGCGATCGCGGCGCTGGCGCGCGGATAG
- a CDS encoding ferritin-like domain-containing protein, with the protein MKHWTLDDIAWEKFDPGKVDPELLKVVKAASLVEKNGRDYGRYLQEVFEDDPEFSEAAVGWAEEEVQHGDALGRWAEMADPSFDFPAAFDDFAANVKLPTGMARSVRGSRVGELVARCVVECGTSSMYTALANAAEEPVLKQICHKIAADELRHYKLFYKHEKRYLEIERIGRIRRFWVALSRARETEDDELAYAYFAANNRGGDYDRKAANREYSATVYGFYRFHHVQRAVAMAFKAAGLKPHSRLSTWMSRVIYAVLKWRTRAGRPPLAAGV; encoded by the coding sequence GTGAAGCACTGGACGCTCGACGATATTGCCTGGGAGAAGTTCGACCCGGGCAAGGTTGATCCCGAACTGCTCAAGGTCGTCAAGGCGGCGAGCCTTGTGGAGAAGAACGGCCGCGATTACGGCCGGTATCTCCAGGAAGTGTTCGAGGACGATCCCGAGTTTTCCGAAGCTGCGGTCGGGTGGGCCGAGGAAGAGGTCCAGCATGGCGACGCCCTGGGCCGCTGGGCCGAAATGGCCGATCCGTCCTTCGATTTTCCTGCCGCCTTCGACGATTTTGCCGCCAACGTCAAACTGCCCACCGGCATGGCCAGATCCGTGCGCGGCTCGCGGGTCGGCGAGCTGGTCGCCCGCTGCGTCGTCGAATGCGGCACCTCTTCCATGTACACGGCCCTCGCCAACGCGGCCGAGGAGCCGGTGCTCAAACAAATCTGCCACAAAATCGCCGCCGACGAATTGCGGCACTACAAGCTCTTCTACAAGCACGAGAAGCGCTATCTGGAGATCGAACGGATCGGCCGAATACGGCGCTTCTGGGTTGCACTGAGCCGGGCGCGCGAGACGGAAGACGACGAGCTCGCCTACGCCTATTTCGCGGCGAACAACCGGGGCGGCGACTATGACCGTAAAGCCGCCAACCGGGAATACTCCGCGACGGTGTACGGCTTCTACCGTTTCCACCATGTCCAACGCGCGGTGGCGATGGCCTTCAAGGCGGCCGGCCTCAAGCCGCACAGCCGTCTTTCCACCTGGATGTCGAGGGTCATTTACGCGGTTCTGAAATGGCGTACCCGGGCCGGCCGGCCGCCGCTCGCCGCCGGGGTCTGA